AGCGCCGGCAGATCAACCCGACCCGCCGTCACCGACCGATTTGCCGATGACGCACGGATGAGGGCGGCAACCCCCCTCGCTTACTGTCTCAGCGGGCGGAGGGTCTGCCACCAGGGTGTCAGTCGATCATCCATCGATCGGTAATAGGCGGCCTCCCCGCGGGTGGCCTGGTACCGGTGAGCAATCCAAGGAAATTGGTGAGGATGGCGGCTGTGGCACCCCACACCGTCTCACCTTCGAGGAGATAGAAATGCATTGGCCATTCGTGGCCCGCCACCTGCCAAACCTCTTGGTGATACACACCCTCTTGAAGGAGTTCATCGACACCGACTCGAAGTATTGACGCTACTTCCGCAGGATGCGGTGTCAGTGTGACCGATTCCTTGACGCGCCCGACGACGGGATAGATCGTGAATGCGGTTGCGACCGTGGAGAGCGCATCGAGCCGTCCGGCAAGCTGGACAGATTGAGGCATCAGATCCACCTCTTCGTGTGCCTCGCGGAGTGCGGCATCACGACACGACTCACCACGCTCAACTTTCCCCCCGGGGAACGAGATCTCACCTGAGTGTTGCTTCATCGTTTGAGGTCGTTTAGTGAACACGACTTCTGTCATGCCGTTCAACGATGGCATCAGAGCCACCAACACCGCAGCATCCGCCGAATTTGAAACTGCGAACTCTGGGGGCGCCCCTGGCGGGAACGACCGAACCCGCTCAGCGACACTGTTCCATGACAGATCGGGAAGGGAAACCAGGCTCGACCACGGAGGTGGCGCGCCGACAACGACGTCGGGTGGCCGCGGGATGATCTGGTCGCCGCCTCGCGGCCCAAGTGCCATGCCCCGCATGGTAATCGGGCACCCGCCCAGTGTCCGGGGCGGGATTGGGCGCGACGAAGGGCGGCGAGGCATGTGCCCGCCGCCCTTCGTTTGTATTCGTGGTTAGCGACGCAAAAGCGTTCGTTACATCATGCCGCCCATGCCACCCATGTCGGGCATCGCCGGCGCAGCCTCTTCGGGCTTGTCGGCGACGAGGCACTCGGTGGTCAGCAACAGGCCGGCGATCGAGGCCGCGTTCTGCAACGCCGCACGGGTCACCTTGGCCGGATCGATGACGCCGGCCTTGAGCAGGTCCTCGAATGCGCCGGTGGCGGCGTTGAGCCCAACCGAACCAGCTTCGGCCTCGACGCGCTGCACGACGACTGCACCTTCGAGACCGGCGTTCTCGGCGATCTGGCGGGTCGGCGCCTCGAGCGCGCGATGCACGGCCTTGGCTCCGGTCGCCTCGTCGCCCTCGAGACCGGCGATCACATCCGCGAGGCCGGCGCGGGCACGAAGCAGCGCAGTACCGCCACCGGCGACGACGCCTTCCTCGATCGCGGCGCGGGTGGCCGAGAGCGCATCTTCGATGCGGTGCTTCTTTTCCTTGAGCTCGACCTCGGTCGCAGCGCCGACCTTGACGACCGCAACGCCGCCGCTGAGCTTGGCGAGGCGCTCCTGGAGCTTCTCGCGGTCCCAGTCGGAGTCGGTGTTGTCGATCTCGGCCTTGATCTGGGCCACGCGACCGTTCACGTCGTCCTGGGAACCAGCGCCCTCGACGATGGTGGTCTCGTCCTTGGTGATCACGATCTTGCGGGCACGCCCGAGCAGCGACAGATCGGCGGCATCGAGCTTGAGGCCGACCTCTTCGCTGATGACCTGGGCACCGGTGAGGATCGCCATGTCGGCGAGCATCGCCTTGCGGCGTTCGCCGAAGCCGGGGGCCTTGACGGCGACCGAGTTGAAGGTGCCACGGATCTTGTTGACCACGAGGGTGGCGAGCGCCTCGCCCTCGACGTCCTCCGCGACGATCAACAGCGGCTTACCCGACTGCATGACCTTCTCGAGCACCGGAACGAGGTCCTGCACCGACGTGATCTTGCCGTTGACGAACAGGATGTAGGGGTCATTCAGCACCGCTTCTTGACGCTCGGCGTCGGTGACGAAGTACGGCGACAGGTAGCCCTTGTCGAACTGCATGCCCTCGACGAAGTCGAGTTCCATGCCGAAGGTGTTCGACTCTTCCACGGTGACCACGCCGTCCTTGCCGACCTTGGCGATCGCCTCGGCGATGACGCTTCCGATCGCCGAATCGGCGGCCGAGATCGAGGCGACCTGGGCGATGTTGCCCTGATCGTCGTCCACCGAGGTGGCCTGGGAGTGGATCGACTCGACCGCTGCGGCGACGGCGGCCTCGATGCCGCGCTTGAGCCCGAGCGGGCTGGCGCCGGCGGCGACGTTGCGGAGGCCTTCACGAACGAGGGCCTGGGCGAGCACGGTGGCGGTGGTGGTTCCGTCGCCGGCGACGTCGTTGGTCTTGGTCGCAACTTCCTTGACGAGCTGGGCACCCATGTTCTCGAAGGGATCTTCGAGTTCGATCTCACGGGCGATGGACACGCCGTCGTTGGTGATCGTCGGCGCACCGAACTTCTTGTCGAGCACGACGTTGCGACCCTTGGGGCCGATGGTGACCTTGACCGCGTCGGCGAGCTTGTTCACGCCCGCCTCGAGGGCGCGGCGCGCCTCGTCGTCGAATTTCAGAATCTTTGCCATGTGACTGCGTCCTTCGGTTACTTGACGATCGCGAGCACGTCGCGGGCGGCGAGGATGAGCAGGTCTTCGCCGCCATGGGAAATCTCGGTGCCGCCGTACTTCGAGTA
The sequence above is drawn from the Microthrixaceae bacterium genome and encodes:
- a CDS encoding CoA pyrophosphatase — its product is MPSLNGMTEVVFTKRPQTMKQHSGEISFPGGKVERGESCRDAALREAHEEVDLMPQSVQLAGRLDALSTVATAFTIYPVVGRVKESVTLTPHPAEVASILRVGVDELLQEGVYHQEVWQVAGHEWPMHFYLLEGETVWGATAAILTNFLGLLTGTRPPAGRPPITDRWMID
- the groL gene encoding chaperonin GroEL (60 kDa chaperone family; promotes refolding of misfolded polypeptides especially under stressful conditions; forms two stacked rings of heptamers to form a barrel-shaped 14mer; ends can be capped by GroES; misfolded proteins enter the barrel where they are refolded when GroES binds) — its product is MAKILKFDDEARRALEAGVNKLADAVKVTIGPKGRNVVLDKKFGAPTITNDGVSIAREIELEDPFENMGAQLVKEVATKTNDVAGDGTTTATVLAQALVREGLRNVAAGASPLGLKRGIEAAVAAAVESIHSQATSVDDDQGNIAQVASISAADSAIGSVIAEAIAKVGKDGVVTVEESNTFGMELDFVEGMQFDKGYLSPYFVTDAERQEAVLNDPYILFVNGKITSVQDLVPVLEKVMQSGKPLLIVAEDVEGEALATLVVNKIRGTFNSVAVKAPGFGERRKAMLADMAILTGAQVISEEVGLKLDAADLSLLGRARKIVITKDETTIVEGAGSQDDVNGRVAQIKAEIDNTDSDWDREKLQERLAKLSGGVAVVKVGAATEVELKEKKHRIEDALSATRAAIEEGVVAGGGTALLRARAGLADVIAGLEGDEATGAKAVHRALEAPTRQIAENAGLEGAVVVQRVEAEAGSVGLNAATGAFEDLLKAGVIDPAKVTRAALQNAASIAGLLLTTECLVADKPEEAAPAMPDMGGMGGMM